Part of the Haloarcula sp. H-GB4 genome is shown below.
CGGCCTCCTACCTTCCGGTGTGGCTGCTCGCGGGCGGGACCGCCCTCTACGTGTTCCGGTCGATACCTTCGCGGTCGTTCGACACCCGACTCGCATTTCTCTCGCTGTGGCTCGTCGTCATGTCGGTTCCGGGCCTGCAGGCGTTCCATGGCGGCCACCGGTATATTTTTGTCATGCCGGCGGCCGCTGTGCTCGCCGGCGTCGGCCTTCGCCGGCTTGTCAGCTTCCTCGCTAACGGGCCGAGGCGACTCTCACGGGGGGAGTGGGCCGGTCTGACGGTCGCTGTCGCTGCCTCCGAGACAGTCCTTACACTCGTCGCGGCAAACAGTGGGTATCAGTACTTGTTCCTTTTAGAATTCGGCTTCGCTATGATGTTCGTCGGTGCTATCGTCCTGAGTTACAGCGTCGTTCGGTGGGCCGGGAGCCTCGGCCGACTTGACACCAGCCAATGGGTTGCACTGGTCGCTGGTGTTTTCCTCGTGCTCTCCGCGCTTGGAGGGACGGTGGCCGTTGATGGGGTTAGAGAAATCAGGCTCAGCGGCGAACACATCGAAACGCAATCGGCTACCGCCGAGGAACTCGACGAAGTCGTCGACGGACGATTCTACTCGCTTGGCCCACCCACGAGCTACGAACTGGCATACTTCGGCGAGGCTCGCCCCGTACGGACGTTCATTACGCCCCCCTACGGGGAACCACTCGCTGACCGGGTCGTGACGGAACTCGAGCGAGACGAAGTACCCTACGTGCTCGTAAGGAGCGAGCAGGTCGGTGACGGTCGTATCGATTCGACCCATGGCTACTACCCCAACGCACGAGAGCCGCTAGTCGCGTACATCGAGGCCAACTACGAACCGGTCGCGGAACACAACGGATTCGTCGTCTACGAGCGGGTGTCCGACCGACGGGACTGATTCACCTGTGCACTCGGCTCCGCGGGCCGATACCAATCGTTTGCCACCCGTTGTAGTCATCAACTGCTGTATGAACACAACCACACAGATGGATTATCCGCATCTCGGGAAACATGGTCGCCGCTGCGGGAGTGCACTGCTCAGCTCACGCAAGGCGTAGTTCAAATCACTGTTTACCAGCATGAAAATACGGGGAAGCGTCTCGGAGCTGTTTAGGCTCCCCATCTGGAGAGCGTTACACCGCTCATCGAGTAACAACCACTAAGTGGCTGTCATACTAACATAACCGTGCGGCAATCCAATACGCCGCCGACCGCGAGAGCGGTTCTGAACGACGAGAGTCGTACAGCTCGTGTCCTTTGGTAGTACGGTTCTCGTCAGCTCTTTCGCTTCACGGCGGACAATTAACTCTGGTGGACGACAGCCAGGTCTCAATCGAGGTTACAAAGCGATTCGTGTGTCGTTCAGAGAGCAAGCGCGAAAACGAACTACGATCGGTGCTCGCCACGACTACGACAAGGTCATAATTAGTAGCGTTGCGTTCGAGAAAACGTTCGACGGAGTCGTGCGCAACTCTCGTTTCGACGGGCCTGTCGAATGGCTGTTCGAGATTTTCGAGCATTATCTCGGCGTTTCTTTGACCGGCACGTTGCTCGATGCAAGTGCAGTCACTAATGCTTCCATGTTTCGGGCAGAGTCGCTGGGTGCACTCGAGCATTGCGTTCGCAACCAGGCCTGCAGTCCTCATCATAACGAGAATATGATGCCACTCAGCCATCCCAATAGCCGACCGGAATGTGGATGGATAGATGGCAGTTCGCCCAGACAGTCGGAGGTACAGCGTTTCCAACTCAAATACGCCGAACCACCGCATAGCAATGGCGGCAACGAATGATCTATTCCTCATCAACATACGGGCCAATAAACGCCCAGTGAAAGTGCGTATCGCCGTTCAGTCGTTTTTCTTGTGTCACTTCGTAAACGTACGGCCCGTGTGGACAGTTGGGACAACTATCCGCACACGGCTGGCGTTTCAGCACCGTGAACCGCTTGCCTTCGCCTTTGATTTCGACGATTTCTTCGCCCGGTAACGGCTCTATCTGCTCGGTCGGTTCATGATTATACTGTAGTAGCTCCTGTGCATATATCAAACTCTCCCGGAGGTCATGAACAGTGGCATCTTGTAATACAGAACCGATGTCATCCGGCAAGTCCACGGGTGGTGCTGGAGGACTGTTCTCTTTGCCCATGCAGACCATAACGTACTCCATGCTGCTATACCCCTCGAAGTTAGAACATATTAACAGGGGCTGAGTGATTGTTTTTATTGATCGTCCGTGTAATTCCCCAGCTTCGGAAGGCATGGCTCACACGGGGCCGTTCCCTGAGGCGCTGGCCTCGGTTATCTGAAGAAGACGAACACACGCCCTTGTGAGACTACCCGAACAGCTGGCGCATCATGGGGTGCATCTCCATGAGCTGCTCTTCAGCAATCTCCTCGTACAATTTATAAGTGATTGAGACGGTGAGCAGAAGGCTCGTCCCCCCAACACCACCGATGGTACCAAGCATGTTCGCTAGGACCGCGAGCAGACCGACAAGCGCGCCTCCCAAGACTGTGACCTGTGGGATATACCGTTCCAGAACCTTCTCGATGACGCCGACGTTCTGGCGGAAGCCAGGTATCTGCATCCCAGAGCTATGTATCTGCTGTGCTGTTGACTCAGGTCCCATATCAGCGGTCTCGACCCAGAAGATGGCGAAGATAGCGCCACCAACGATCATGAATGTGAGGTCGATTCCCATCCGAAGCAGTACTTTCCAGACAGGTTGGGTAACCCCACCGAGGAACCACATCCAGTCACGCGGTGAGTGGATTGGTGCGAGATAATAAAACAGCCCCTCGACGGGGCGCCCGTTCGCGTAGACTCCGAGCCACGATGGCATACTGTCCAGTTGCGCCCGCAAAATACGGCCCAAGAACTGAATGTTCGCCTGTATCGCGCGGACGAATATCATCGGGAGGACGCTAGCATAAATCAGTTTCACTGGGAACCGACCACGCGCACCCTTTACTCTCGCGTTCGAAAGTGGAATCTCCACACGCACGGATTCGGCGTAGACCACGATAGCGAAGATGAGGAGTGTCGTGAAAAGTTGGAGCAAATGGCCCTGTGTGAATAGGAGTGCCTGTAGCCCCTCAGAGCTGAACACGGGGCCGATGGAAACGGCACCGGTTGCCATCCGTATCCAAGTCAGAATGATACCGTACTGTTGGCCGCCGATAGCTGGATGTGTAAGCAACCCACCGACGAGCCGCTGACTGATG
Proteins encoded:
- a CDS encoding glycosyltransferase family 39 protein; amino-acid sequence: MLETERSPALTFRSALESWGMPAFYVVFIALAVIPPLIYLRQPLLHDEMTYLVIGREIASGGTLYAGIADHKTPAIYYLTALLWETVPEPYLAGRILVYAVHATTALLVFRLGSLWGRPVAAVGSLAYLFGVYAPVFDGFIVMTEPFAALFLTVAVLWLFAERRMTDLLVGLSLAFGVLFNQTVLLFGLVIISWSLTCLYAGETDLRTVAGRYSRVGAAFLTPLGLVALFMASRGTLDATLWYTFVLPLNHYNPPYFLDGQLLSAASYLPVWLLAGGTALYVFRSIPSRSFDTRLAFLSLWLVVMSVPGLQAFHGGHRYIFVMPAAAVLAGVGLRRLVSFLANGPRRLSRGEWAGLTVAVAASETVLTLVAANSGYQYLFLLEFGFAMMFVGAIVLSYSVVRWAGSLGRLDTSQWVALVAGVFLVLSALGGTVAVDGVREIRLSGEHIETQSATAEELDEVVDGRFYSLGPPTSYELAYFGEARPVRTFITPPYGEPLADRVVTELERDEVPYVLVRSEQVGDGRIDSTHGYYPNAREPLVAYIEANYEPVAEHNGFVVYERVSDRRD
- the secY gene encoding preprotein translocase subunit SecY translates to MSWKDTAEPVLVRMPAVRKPDRHIPFKRKLAWTAGVLLLYFFLTNVMLFGLDITRDQAVFGRFSSILASGQGSVLQLGIGPIVTASIVLQLLGGANLLGLDTQNDPRDQILYQGLQKLLVLVMICLTGLPMVFAGNFLPVDTQVAQSLGVGTAGVQWLIFAQMFVGGLLILFMDEVISKWGVGSGIGLFIVAGISQRLVGGLLTHPAIGGQQYGIILTWIRMATGAVSIGPVFSSEGLQALLFTQGHLLQLFTTLLIFAIVVYAESVRVEIPLSNARVKGARGRFPVKLIYASVLPMIFVRAIQANIQFLGRILRAQLDSMPSWLGVYANGRPVEGLFYYLAPIHSPRDWMWFLGGVTQPVWKVLLRMGIDLTFMIVGGAIFAIFWVETADMGPESTAQQIHSSGMQIPGFRQNVGVIEKVLERYIPQVTVLGGALVGLLAVLANMLGTIGGVGGTSLLLTVSITYKLYEEIAEEQLMEMHPMMRQLFG